The following nucleotide sequence is from Solanum dulcamara chromosome 7, daSolDulc1.2, whole genome shotgun sequence.
tttataatcactttctttattaaaaataattaccattaaaaaataaagtaattttttGAGATAATAACTAGAGCGATGATAGGAGTAATTAACCCACAGGCCACATGGATGAGTGAGAATTAAAATTTAAGCTTTTACACCTGTTGTTCCACATCTTCAAAAGAGTGACCAGGGTCTGGATCCACATACTGTGCATCATCCGTGAAGCAAATTGTTTCAGTATCTTGAGCTTTAGTTGACAATGGATTGCACTCTTTGCCAGTGACACCATTGATTCTTggattcactgatttcttcatcCATCCAAGCAAGTGATCAAAAGATCTATTCTCCAACACCAACACAACAACAGTTTTAATGGGTTGTTTTTGGTCTCCACAAGTATTCTGAAAACCCCATGAAAGAGTGaggaaaatcaagaaaacaGAGTGAAAAGGTGGAGCTTTTCTTCTCAAGGGGTTCATTCTTGAATCTcaagaaaatggagaaaaaaacAATAGCAAATGaactagtatatatatttttagtggGACAGTGGTAGTAAATAAGCTGCTAAACGAAGAGCAGAGGGGTATATGGTTAGGATGAAGTAAAAAGAGGAAGGATCTGGACATTTAGTAGTATAGTGGAGAGCTGTAAGGCAGACAGATGAATGAATGAAATAAATGTGCAGACGTAAGTTTGTGGCAGCTTTAAATGGAGATTGTCCTCATCTCATTGTGGGTCTTACTGGGTCAATAGTAAAGCAGTTAATTATATGTAAAACTGTAAAGTGATACTTCCCAAGTAAAGTATTAAACTAAACATATCACTTATAATcttagaattaaagagttttaaaaaaaaaaaaaaaaaaaaattaaaaaaaagtaagataAGCAAATTGAGACGGAGGGAAGTGACTGTGGTAGTAGTCAAGCTTTGAAACAGggaaaaaaacttgaaaagaaggAGAACCTTTGGCAGTAATGAATACATAATGATcagtatttttactttaattcATGGCTTAAACATGATAAGTTagtataatttaatataaacaTTAAGTGCGAATAAATTTTTAACATATATTTCCCATTAAAACTTATCATAGTCTAGTAAAACTGGTGAGGGTATTCCTCTTAATAAAGTATGTCATTTTCACTGTCCTCTTCCccttgtaattttttaaaaataaatttttttaaaaaaggatgGATATATTTGTGTAGGAAAATTTGAAGTTTCCTTTTAGTGTTGTTGCTTAACTTGTTCTTAACAACAACCAAAATGAAGAGTTGATGCTTGTCAATTGGAACATTCAATCACTAGTCACTATGTCAGTTTTCTTAACATATGTCATAAAGTACCAATCATGTGTGAAGGACAtaccatttttatttataccaACTAGAAAATCCAAACTGCCACTTGAAATGATAGCAAGCAGAGTACCCTTCCCAGTAATGgaattaaatttcttcaaaCGAAAGTTATTAGTCAAAGAAGGGTAGCAAATTGCCTAAAAAAAGACTgacaaaatgaaagaaaatactgAGATGTAAATCAACTATCTTTTGGTATTCTCACGTGATTTCATGCACCGACACAAATATTGAACTTAATACTATTCTTTATTAGCTCAGTGGAAGGTGGGAACCCTGAGAGAGAATTTGGTTCTATTGTAGCCAAGTTATACTTGGACCCTCTTGTTACTTTTCAATTGCAAATACCATTTCACTATTAAAACCAATATAATTGCACTAGTAccattttcattaaaatatattatgaaaaggaaataaaagtTGGACACAAGTCTGTATTTTTCCCTATTCACTGATTCTGACAATAAATGTAAATTTATCAttacaagcccaaacaaaattTGTTTCGTAAAATATCTTTACATAAACATCAATGCCTCTGAATTCTGTCAACACTCCGGGAACTAAAAATTTGCTGAGGTCAGTTGAGTTACAAAGGGTGTATAGAGGACACAATTCTCAGCACTATACATCAAAGTCAGCTTCCaagcaacaacaaaaaaaagaagataaaattcTATAGCACAGTCAACATTCATACAAATCAAACTGACCCATTATTGTTCCTATCTGCTGCTCCCAGTGCAGGGTAAGTATATAACGTAGCGGTACTTTCGAGTGATCATTCACCGGATCTCCTTAAGAAAGCGAATACACCTAAACTCGCGGCTAATGCAGCACCAGCTGCTACAGCGGTATAGGCTGAAGCCCATGCAGTTTCTGGATGAGCATAATCCAAACTTTCCGAGTTGGAACCTCTCCTACGGCCAGGCGTTCCTGAATAGTCTAGGTGCAATCTCAGTCCCTGTAGAGGTTGCATTTCTATCATCAGTTTCTTTGGAAGATGAAAATCAAAGCAACATCTAATAACAATTGTTATGTCTCTTCTAATTCATACTAACTCGTGCTGTTTTAGAACCAAGGACCGGAGAAGAAACAATTGTACCTTCCAGCCTGACAACTTTGCATGTTCAACTGCCGCTGTAAGATCACTATCTGATGCGAGGATTACCTTGTCATGGTCTTCATCTTCGTACTGCAACAGAGGGATTAACAATAAACATTGAAGTTAAGTGGTTATTACAGAAAAACAGAGGCGAAAGGAAACTCTCATATGTACAAGGgaaatgttcatgcatcctcaCCAAAATCTGAGGAAGGTTGTTTCGGTCAATGTCATTCCCCAATCTCTGAATGATTGCAGTTATGAGATCTGTCACGCTCCGTATATCTAAATTATGGAAATATTAGGACCATGATATTGATGTGAGTCAAATTATTAACTGTTCATTTTGAGGGAGAACTGAGATGATACCATATTTCATTAAGAGTTGGTTTTGGTAGCATAATATAACTGGAGAACCCTAGTTTCAATATTTCTCAGACAATGAAAAGTGACAAACAGGATTACTGCTAAATAGACAATGCATGATGGGGATTCTCAAGAATACTACACATATGAAAAGTAAGACAGTCTTATTAGTTCATAACCTTGCCTTTAACCTCACTATATAGGGAGGGATCAATAGTAGTGGAGAACCAAAGAATAAACGGAGTAACATGGAAAAATCGCATGTGAAATGCCACTGCAATATTGAAAGGACTCAGGAGCTTCAATGAGAGCTGTCATCAGAAGTCTTATGATACTTGAAAGAGGAACAAGAATCCAAACTTTAGTTTGTATCTGGCAGATATTAACTACGATATATGGAGGTCCATATATGATGCATAGGTCAGATACAACAAGAGCTTAATTTGTTTCTTgtgtatttaattttttaacaaGGGCTCATCAAAAGCATACCACAGTTGAACCTGTGCATCCTTCCCTTTCGATCTTGAATCTTGAAGGCAAAAGTATTTGGCAGGCTCGCCGAAGGATAAGGAGTCGATCTTCCTGTTTCTGCACCTTCAGAAGCTAATTTCAATGAACCCTCGCTGAAATGTCGTAGACAAATGAGAAAGATCAGTAAAGaggaaaaatatgatttaataGAAATATATAGAAAAAGAGGCTAGAACCTCCGTgtttcttcatcatcatctgGAGTCAATGCCATAGCAGAATCCCAAAATCTTTGCATCATAGTGTTTGCAGCTTCATTATTCGCTCCAGCATTTTGTCCCACCTGGTTAATGAGGCACAGTTAAGGAATAATTCTCTACAGGCTTGGGCAACAAAAATGTTTGGCTGATTAAATATAGAAACTAAGATCGTAATGTTGTACAAAGATGATTTGTTCCACCCATAGAGTGAAAATTCAAAGGACTGGAAGTCCCTGATGCATATAAACAGAAACACAGAGCATTGAAGGATGGATTGAAACGTCACCAATACAAAAAAGTTTTGGATCTTAAAACTAGAACTAAGGAAAGGAAAGGCCATAATGATGTCCAAGATTTATTGCAACATCGTCAATCTGATCTCCTTTGTGAATGCTGACCAAAATTATTCCCAAAATCTACAGATGCCTTTTGCATGTTAGAAGTGGACCATTCTGTGAATACATAAGCTAACAGTTTTAGCAAAGTGACCCCAAGAttccaagttgaaatttttCTTACAAGATTTTATACGTTTAAAATGCAAATGGCTGCAAAGGAAGCTCATCATCATGGTGAAGTGGAAAGCAGGGAAATTTACTGACTTGAGTATAAACAAGACAGCATTAAAAAGGTGATTTGACCAGTGAATTAGTCTAAAAGTTTTCAGTTACTTATGATGAGCATCATAGAAAATGGAGATCCATGCTATTTAGGGCAAATTTTGTCATGACAGGCACCAGAAATATGGTTCAAAGTTTTGTTAGTTACGATTCTCAGTTGAGCCATTTAAGGCTATTTTTTGTCATGATAAGTGCACAAATATGCCTCTTCACCAAACTTAGAAACCCAagcatattttaaaattttatgtttctttgacaaaagaaaTCTCGTCTAAAATCTGTCCATTCTGAAGTTTGAATCCTCtcatttatcaataaaattgaaCAATAATTGTtcattaagaactaaggaattCACTGTTGTTGTTTACACTCTTTCCGCAATTGAAAGTTGACATGATCAGTCCCTTTTAATCATAACGTAGATGCAGAACAAAATACATATGGATGAACTTCTGAAATAATGGCTTGCCAATGATCTTTCAACATCATCTGGTCCTTCATAACTGGTCAAAGGGAGCTTAGAGCACTTTATTTCCTCTAAGGGGCTGAAAATGTCTTTGTTTTCTATATGCACCCTTATGTGCAAACATAACTAGGACTACATTAATTTCAGAAGCTTGTCAACTTATGGAAAAAGCATGCATATGCATAATAACGAGTGAGTTCTACAAAATCAATCTCTTCAAATTTTAAACATTTGTGTGCATTCTTCTTACCGTGGCTACAGCTGCATGAGTGATATGAAGAACATCAAGGACGGCAACTACAATTCCCTCTGCACCACATTGGAATTTACAATTTTTAAAGAAATCAGGAAAAGAAGATATCAGATCTGAAACCAACATTTGGGAAGATCAAATCTTACCTTTATCAACCACAGGAAGGTGTAAGAATTTGCCGTCATGCATTGTATGTAAAGCGTCAACAATAGGTGTATCGGTTGTAGAACATTCTGGACTGGGGGTCATTACCTGAACATTAATATGTGATAAGATAAAAGTTAATGGAGATTAAATGACTTCCTTTCTTAAATTCCAATATAGGAAATAATGAAAACATAAAAGATCTCATTTACTTGCAAAACTATTAGATAGTAATTTATTAGGAGCTACAATAAAGAGAGAGCTATCTTAAAGAGAGAGAGATTTACCCTCTCAACGAGAATGGACTCAGGGGAGAGATCTTGAGCAATGACTCGCATCAACATGTCTTTTGAACTGCAGTAACCATGAGGCAGATACTTTAAAGAGATGATTAGGGTGCATTACATTATAAATCAGATTCAATGGCTGACATGtggagaaaaagagagaaacaTTACGTTAAAATTCCTCGTGCTTTGTTGTCAACCATTACTATTGCAGAGCTTGTTCGAGATTCAAGCATCTTTTTTGCTGTGGCTAAAACAGTATCACTTGGTTCAACTATAACAACCCTAGAAACACCACAGGTACAGTAATTGCGTGAAATTTATCTTACAGATTACAAGCAATGAATCACagattaaatattataataagtAAAGATATTACCTACTTTGAATTCTCAGAGATGATGGTTGACAGTGAAGGCTTGAACATCCGCTCCTGAAGTGTTTCAATAAATGTATTGGAACCTGAGACAATCAAGAAATAAAAGAGGTTAATAAATGACACATGCAATGGAAGATCAAATATGTATTCAACCACAGGGAACATGGAAAATGAATCCCAAGACATTCAAACAGCTATatcaatgaaatatagaaacaaTGCAAAGTTCTCGACTAACCAGAAACAGACGAGCCCCAGTGCTTTTCAACACCCTCAACAGCAGCTGCAATGGCCTTTCCTTTCTCAGCTGCCCTTTCAAGTCGAGCGATGGCATCATAAAGACATTTTGCTATATCAAGCAAAGCAATGACCTCTCCATTTTCCACAACTGGCAAATGTCTGAATTTTCCTGTGGCCAGTTTGACAGTGAGATATTGAATAGGCTCAAAAGAATCAACCATTTGTGTTATTCAAATATACCAACCTAAAACCATTTTCTGCAAGGCTTCTACAGCTAGTGTGTCAGAAAGCACAAAAACAGGATTTTTCGTCATAATCTTTGAAACTGGTGTTTCCTGAATATTAACTTCACGAGCAATAACCCTTGTCGCTATGTCCTTCAATTACCCAAAGAAGAAATGAGAAGGATGCAAAGAAAATTTAGATTAAGGTATTCTTTTTTGGTTAAAGGGAAAATCTCATAACTTGATTTTATTTGGTCGGATTACGACAATTATGCAAGATTTAGTTAAACCTTATCTGTCAAGATACCACATAGCAATGCATTTGAGTCAGTCAGCAATAAAGCATCAACTCTGCGAGCAGCCATCCTGCGGCAAGCTTCATAAATACTTGTAGTATCAGGTACTGTTAGGGCTTTCGACAGTCGTAGTCTCTTAACTGTTCGCTCGCCAGTCAATCCCCTGAAACAAATATGTGGGAGAACCAAATATTATTACTAGAAGAAATGATACATCAATGATCACTTTGACTTGGAGAGGTTGTTAACCCCACCCCTAACCTGAACTCATGATTTTAACATTCGGTACATTCAGTAGCAAAAGCATTTCCAGCTATGGCTGTCACCTAATATATTTGTCACTTTGTGGTCAAGAGTTAAGGATAAAGTAGTGGATGGATTTTAATGGCTAAGCAATGCTTTAAAGATAGAACTAATTTGTGTATGAAACAAACTCAACcagcccaaaagaaagaacatacAATAGCCAATAAACTGAATAAGCAAAAACCTCAGGCAAAATTGTGCAGCATAATGAATCACTTGCAGCATTTAATGCTTAGCAGTATACAACCACGTAACACACACTCGCTTTTTAATATTGAACATGAGCATGTAGTAGATAAGGTACATTCAGATTCACATAGTTTTCCATgtatattttgagttttatatgGAAGTCCCTGCGCCCATGTCCTGCAAGATTAACGTGGATGTCTACGtacaaaaatcatatatatgcAACTGCAATTCACTCGATCTATGCCAGCACTTAATATAGTTTACTTTGAGTTGATGTAACAGTAAGATAGTGACCAATATGCATGGATTTCACTTCCAAAAGCTTAATTTCAAGAATGCAAGTGCATTAGGAATAAACTCTTCCATTTAACTTTGGAGAACCGACACGGAAGTCATAGATATTCCCCACACCAGAACAAAGCTCCAGCTCCAAATTTCCAATATTTGAAATAAGTGAAATAACTAAGCAATAGTAAAGCACATATAACCAACATTCTGTCACACACTTAATTGTTTTGCCAGGATAACTGGAGCATATTGAACCAAGAGCTCCTCAATATTCTCGATCAATCCAACCAGATAACCGAACTACTTATTCAACTCCCTAAAttagtgtgtatatataccatacatcCATACATACATTTTCTTTCCGTGACCTTTAGGAATCAGGATATCGAGCCTCAATCGTTGAATCATACATAACGAAatagaatgaaataaatatgagtatttttttcatttcaactCTATAGAAACCACTTTAACAAGAAAAGATGATCAAATTATTGGACAAATGAATGTCGTAGCCAAGGAAAATCATAAGAGGAGAAACAAAACTCACATGGAACGAGACGACGACATAGACTTTCGGGGACCGGAATCAGGTTGTCCTCCTCCATTATCACCGGCTGTTTTCTTCTTTAAGTTGGATGTCGAGCTCGTCAATGATAACGAGCTCCTCCTCGACGAGGATCCTCCTCCCTGACTTGTTGTCATCTcaactccaatcaaatcaaattaaattattcacCTTAATTTTCCAATTAAATCTATCAAAAAAATCACGTAAATAATACAAAATTATATCTAACAATAATCAAATGCCAGATAATTTTGGTCGTCAAAGATGAAGATGCCTTTTTCCGGGAAAATTCTTCAGAAGAATTCTCCGGGAAAACGGCATGGAGAGAGAAGGAACTTTTAGAAATGAGAGAAGGCAAGAAAGGAATGACAATTGCAATTGAAAAGTTTTGGGAGAACGCCGAGCTTTTAGAGAGTTTAACCAATAATATTGTGCCACGTCAATGAATGTCCGCCTCCGGAATATGATCCAATTTCACTGGAGACGTGCGGCGTTGAATTTTGGATAGTGATTTTTTGTTGGGGgttaattattgttataccaAAAACTTATTTATCATTgatatcttattatttttatatttctaatttaattatttcactATCATcagatatattatattttaatggtaTCAAAGTGGAGCAGTAATGCTGACGATAGTCATATGCgtgaaattaaaagaaaaaaagtggggtaaaagaataaatattttggatcatAGGTCTATTAGgaataaatagtttgggttaagtccaatttgaataaatagtttcacaattgaTTTATTAGGTGTAATCCTTTTTTTGGATTTTACTGGTACGAAATGTtacaaaggaaaaatattaatttcataattttaaatatattatgatatttatatgattataaatttatcattaacgataaaatgagaaatttatattaaattattttaaattttaaaagctATCACTCGTATTTTTTTGAATGAATACAAATTGTATTATTGCTATGTGAACTGAAATATAGGAGCAACTTGGGAAATATTAAAGTTCAGTTGATTGATtacttaaatttttaatttatcgaTGAGTATTTGATTTTTcactttataatttcttttttcatttcctCTTCCCTTGCTcataattgttttttaaaaaaaaaagaaaaaatataaatagaagTAATTCTTTGGTTTTCACCTATTTGtcctttttttcctcttcatTTTATCGAAAATCACAGATCTTCGTATATTTATTTCTTCTAAATCCCATTTTATAAAACTACATCAAATTTGTTGacgttattattatattttctggCCTTGGTCGGATTAATGGATCATTTGATCGGAAATgataacaaaatatttagtgTTTGGCACAAAGTAAGGTCAAGTGTGTTGTGCCGCCGTCCCCTTAACAGAAGCTAACACATGAATTTCTCCCTCCTTTCAGGCAATGTTATATATAATTCCTCCAACATAAATGTGTTTATTTGGTTTTAACTTtgatatgaaatttatgaaagtaaagaatatttttggaattttgtggtctaaatttaaaaatatgtaaaaaatattaaaatgctttttaattttgtggttttaaatatatgtcataaaaagatgaaattaaagagttgtcaaaaaatgaaagagatatttttattttgaaatagtagtctaaaaagtaaagtaaagtaaaataaacaaattgaaaagagaaatattattttatattagactatgagcccgtttggatgggcttaaaaaaagtaacttttatgtatgaagtgcttttagaactttgaagtgctgaaagttatttttataaataagcagttgagtgtttggataaaagtgcttatgatgtgaattttaggattaaaagaataaaaaaaggtagtttgggaatttagttaaaatataagggatataaaagtaatttccatggtcaaagaaaatgactttaagcactttggaaaaaaaagttaggaatcctaacttttcattttttactgactttaagaactttatggcttaaagtcagcattagacaaacacgtccaaaagctaaaaagagactttaagttggttttgaccaacttaaagccaatccaaacgggctctatgtgACATAAATATTTTCTCTCAATAAACATAGAGCGCAAATTTCTAATAATTACTACATGTGAGTATagtcttgaattattcttttgaaatgaaaaattattttaaattgcaaagaaatattacataaattaaaaaatccaTCCATCACTTGTTACTCTCCTTAATTACGTACATAATAAAATCACAtagaaattaataaatatgtTCATTAGTAAATGCATAAACTTCAAGTAAAAAAAAGGGAATAATTCTTGTTAATATTTAGCTAGAATTGGCTACTCTCCCTGTTAGAACTTATTCCTAAACGAAACTAGAGTGGCACTCGACAAATCCGTATAAAATGTATCCAATGGATGCGATTTATTAACAAATTTGAATCTTTTAAAGATACACATACTAATATAGAATATTACACCACGTAAcctaatatataatattttataaaattataactGGAAAAAACATTATGCATAATGTGTCAATCATGTATAATAGTATATTTAAAGTGCATGCTTATGCATAAAATATGTGCTAAATAAGGTATATCATAATAGTCCATAAATGTGATGGATGGTTtttaacataatatatatatatatatatatatatatatatatatatattgtgtgtGTTAAAAAtggtcacataaattgggatagagataataataatagtataatacATTACATAAACTTGGAAATAACTATATGTATATCATCGTGGATAggatgaataaattatttgattctTTATCAAAAGTTTTGAATCTAAGctttaattaagaataaagaaaGTATTTGAAGGTAAGATCACTTCTTCTTTAGATTGATTTTAACTAGCGTAAATTTAAGTTTGGTAGATGAGTGAATTTTGAATACTGATTACATTAGTTGAAGTTAATTTTTAAGAGGTTTTTGGACAATTATTCCAGAGACAGATTATTACCTATACCTTTTAGTTTTAGAACGTATAtgttaaaatgaacaaaacatTTGAACATGTTATAATTTGGATTATCTTCTGAATACATAAATAATgattcaatataaataaataaataaataaaaagaaatgggCAAACGAACAACGTGGGGTGACCTTGTATAAtgtctttttaaattttaaataaatataattaaattgcTTCCacatacacaaatatataatttCCAATGACATATTGAAGCAGAATTATTCTTTCATTGCCTTTACACATCTACAAGGGGTCAAGGTCagcattttcttttctttttgcaacTTTAGATGAAGTGCCCTTGATCCTTTTTAATATACAaaagaatgaaacaaacatAACTTAATTTTTGTcatcatttttatattaatccgaaaattcaagtattaataataatatcttAATCAATTAGTTTTGAAAACAAAGTTATTTGTGTACAGTCAGGGACATCAATTTTAAACGTCCATATTTCTT
It contains:
- the LOC129895494 gene encoding CBS domain-containing protein CBSCBSPB1-like, whose amino-acid sequence is MTTSQGGGSSSRRSSLSLTSSTSNLKKKTAGDNGGGQPDSGPRKSMSSSRSMGLTGERTVKRLRLSKALTVPDTTSIYEACRRMAARRVDALLLTDSNALLCGILTDKDIATRVIAREVNIQETPVSKIMTKNPVFVLSDTLAVEALQKMVLGKFRHLPVVENGEVIALLDIAKCLYDAIARLERAAEKGKAIAAAVEGVEKHWGSSVSGSNTFIETLQERMFKPSLSTIISENSKVVIVEPSDTVLATAKKMLESRTSSAIVMVDNKARGILTSKDMLMRVIAQDLSPESILVERVMTPSPECSTTDTPIVDALHTMHDGKFLHLPVVDKEGIVVAVLDVLHITHAAVATVGQNAGANNEAANTMMQRFWDSAMALTPDDDEETRSEGSLKLASEGAETGRSTPYPSASLPNTFAFKIQDRKGRMHRFNCDIRSVTDLITAIIQRLGNDIDRNNLPQILYEDEDHDKVILASDSDLTAAVEHAKLSGWKGLRLHLDYSGTPGRRRGSNSESLDYAHPETAWASAYTAVAAGAALAASLGVFAFLRRSGE